A single window of Flavobacterium sp. 140616W15 DNA harbors:
- a CDS encoding alpha/beta hydrolase: MTLHGGPGAFSVDHEFFRNIFEKDYLVVYFDQRGGGKSDECKDKSMLTTDQFVKDLDQVVDYIKEKYPNKKINLLGTSWGGTYGFLYLIKHQDKINSFISSSGFADSPQRNSALISHERKLANELLKSTTDSVKKKRFTTILIKLDEIEKSGFKNFFSDMNLIRYEFPKDLGFDVYWARPELKEKKDELLKDTAFYARVKYTPELLEKAIEKLEYINEVFMNTESYNNLNILNELTVIKKPVLVIQGEYDYAIGVEQGRTIYNALKNIPKKDKELVYLKNASHNTPFEAPEEYYGAMKAFFKKHN, encoded by the coding sequence ATAACATTACATGGCGGACCAGGAGCTTTTTCTGTAGATCATGAATTTTTCAGAAATATATTCGAAAAGGATTATTTAGTAGTTTATTTTGATCAAAGAGGAGGAGGAAAATCTGATGAATGTAAAGACAAATCGATGCTTACAACAGATCAGTTTGTTAAAGATTTAGATCAGGTTGTAGATTATATAAAAGAGAAATATCCAAACAAAAAGATCAATCTTTTAGGTACTTCTTGGGGTGGAACATACGGCTTTTTGTATTTGATAAAACATCAGGATAAAATTAATTCATTTATTAGTAGTTCTGGATTTGCGGATAGTCCACAAAGAAACTCCGCGTTGATATCACACGAGCGTAAATTGGCTAATGAACTTTTAAAAAGCACTACAGATTCTGTTAAGAAAAAAAGATTTACAACAATTCTAATAAAATTAGACGAAATTGAAAAAAGTGGATTCAAAAATTTCTTTAGCGACATGAATCTTATAAGATATGAATTTCCAAAAGATTTGGGGTTTGATGTTTATTGGGCTAGACCAGAATTAAAAGAAAAAAAGGATGAGTTACTTAAAGATACAGCTTTTTATGCTAGAGTAAAATACACTCCTGAACTTCTTGAAAAGGCAATTGAAAAGCTAGAATACATAAACGAAGTTTTTATGAATACGGAATCGTATAATAATCTGAATATACTTAATGAACTTACAGTAATCAAAAAACCTGTATTAGTTATTCAAGGAGAATATGATTATGCAATTGGAGTAGAGCAGGGAAGAACAATCTATAATGCGCTCAAAAATATTCCTAAAAAAGACAAAGAATTAGTATACCTAAAAAATGCTTCTCATAATACGCCATTTGAAGCACCAGAAGAATATTATGGTGCAATGAAAGCTTTTTTCAAAAAACACAACTAA